From the Nocardia higoensis genome, one window contains:
- the bioD gene encoding dethiobiotin synthase, producing the protein MSTLLITGTSTDVGKTVVTAALAATAAAEGRSVAVCKPAQTGVVPGEPGDLTVVEQLACPLVTRELVRYPDPLAPDTAARRAGRPLLTLAETVEAVRDLDGSDATLVEGAGGLLVRMGEFTLLDLAKELGAPVLVVVAAGLGTLNHTELTIRALEAAEVRCAGLVIGSWPAAPDLAAECNREDLSRVTGIDIVGVVPAGVGSWSHERFVSEAPGWFVPAWVRGEFAAEPTHR; encoded by the coding sequence ATGAGCACGCTGCTCATCACCGGTACCTCCACCGATGTCGGCAAGACCGTCGTCACCGCCGCGCTGGCCGCGACCGCCGCCGCCGAAGGGCGATCCGTGGCAGTCTGCAAACCCGCCCAGACCGGAGTCGTCCCGGGCGAGCCCGGCGACCTCACTGTTGTCGAACAGCTGGCCTGCCCGCTCGTCACCCGCGAACTCGTCCGGTACCCGGATCCCCTCGCGCCCGACACCGCCGCCCGGCGTGCCGGACGACCCCTGCTGACCCTCGCCGAGACGGTCGAAGCGGTGCGCGATCTCGATGGCTCGGATGCGACTCTGGTCGAAGGCGCCGGTGGCCTGCTGGTGCGGATGGGCGAGTTCACCCTTCTCGATCTGGCGAAGGAACTCGGCGCGCCGGTTCTGGTCGTCGTTGCAGCGGGTCTCGGCACCCTCAACCACACCGAGCTGACCATCCGAGCGCTCGAAGCCGCGGAGGTCCGCTGCGCCGGTCTGGTGATCGGCTCGTGGCCCGCAGCCCCCGATCTGGCAGCCGAGTGCAATCGCGAGGATCTGTCGCGTGTGACCGGTATCGACATCGTGGGCGTGGTTCCGGCCGGCGTCGGCTCCTGGAGTCACGAACGCTTCGTTTCCGAGGCTCCGGGGTGGTTCGTCCCGGCCTGGGTCCGCGGGGAGTTCGCCGCGGAACCGACCCACCGCTAG
- a CDS encoding 8-amino-7-oxononanoate synthase, with protein MTTDPLSWLDERARARVGAGLRRELRPRQPQSPSIDLASNDYLGLTRHPAVIEGAVEAVRRWGAGSTGSRLVTGTTADHAALEAELAEFTGTEAGLVFASGYAANLGVVTALAGRGSLIVSDAGSHASLVDACRLSRARVEIAPHGDVAEVDRLLSTRTEERALVLTDSVFSADGDLAPLVELHRVTRANGAVLIADEAHGLGVRGEGGRGLVHEVGLAGEPDLIVTATLSKALAAQGGVVLCTERVRAHLIDAARTFIFDTGLAPAAVGAARAALDLLRRDPGMAGRVLRNAAAIARVAGVSEPDSAVVSVVLGKAQVAYDAAQACIARGLDVGCFRPPTVPEGTSRLRLTARADLTDAELDTVATVLADVLAEARRNDRGRDVSGARPPEVVSA; from the coding sequence TCGACCTGGCCTCCAACGACTACCTCGGCCTCACTCGGCATCCGGCGGTGATCGAGGGCGCGGTCGAGGCGGTGCGCCGTTGGGGCGCGGGCTCGACGGGTTCGCGCCTGGTCACCGGAACCACCGCCGATCACGCCGCGCTCGAGGCCGAACTCGCCGAGTTCACCGGGACGGAGGCCGGACTGGTGTTCGCCTCCGGCTATGCCGCCAACCTCGGCGTGGTCACCGCGCTGGCCGGACGCGGATCGCTGATCGTGTCCGACGCCGGCTCGCACGCCTCCCTGGTCGACGCCTGCCGACTGTCTCGCGCCAGAGTCGAGATCGCCCCGCACGGCGATGTCGCGGAAGTCGACCGGCTGCTGTCGACCCGCACCGAGGAACGAGCACTGGTGCTCACCGACTCGGTGTTCAGCGCCGACGGCGACCTCGCCCCGCTCGTCGAGCTGCATCGCGTCACTCGGGCCAACGGCGCGGTCCTCATCGCCGACGAAGCGCACGGCCTCGGTGTGCGCGGCGAGGGTGGCCGCGGCCTGGTCCACGAGGTGGGGCTGGCGGGCGAGCCGGACCTGATCGTGACCGCGACTCTGTCCAAGGCGCTGGCCGCGCAGGGGGGAGTCGTGTTGTGCACCGAACGCGTGCGCGCCCACCTGATCGACGCCGCGCGCACCTTCATCTTCGACACCGGTCTCGCCCCCGCGGCTGTCGGGGCCGCGCGCGCCGCTCTCGATCTGCTCCGCCGGGACCCCGGCATGGCCGGTCGAGTCCTGCGCAATGCCGCCGCCATCGCCCGGGTGGCCGGCGTGTCCGAACCCGATTCCGCTGTGGTGTCGGTCGTGCTCGGCAAGGCGCAGGTCGCCTACGACGCTGCCCAGGCATGCATCGCACGTGGACTCGATGTCGGCTGCTTCCGCCCGCCGACCGTCCCCGAAGGCACGTCCCGGCTGCGGCTCACCGCCCGCGCGGACCTGACCGATGCCGAGCTGGACACCGTCGCAACCGTCCTCGCCGACGTGCTGGCCGAGGCCCGCCGGAACGACCGAGGACGCGACGTGAGCGGAGCGCGCCCTCCGGAGGTGGTCTCCGCATGA